One window from the genome of Nostoc sp. TCL26-01 encodes:
- a CDS encoding VapE domain-containing protein, producing the protein MIINNNALQPIELKGHYEIASHPTKDKPVEVTKTNPCPHCGKPDWCYSIGELTVCNRDAEPATGWERTSKTDRNGKPYYAPATAKKSPRPQGREEYIYTDIAGNPLIKVIVIRPGKTKDKDVFQEYWDGTRWVKAKDFSPEQKRSHQQQITIYRYAEVKQAIASGKPVFVVEGERLADSLWTRGIAATTNIGGAGKYRSYGNYQSALEGANLVLCPDRDEPGLKHMEDINSDFPDAKWLYAPPSDFYWTHLPKHGGLDIQDWIDSGATTEDILQAIEDRRVVVDTLNKTLSLEADRDRPTESKLEQKLNAIRAVWGGRLRWNILKKQVELDGRKLPLDRIDLKVAIHIHIDISKEQAKSVVLELALANPYNPVVEYLESVVQLHPNVDVNFLDKLAERYFGTTDPLHAALMKRTLIAAVARAFEPGCKHDEITILQGKQKSLKSTFWEILAGEDFFTDDLNGTEKDEILKISQYWILEYAEFENSYKKKDVSQLKAFLSRKKDSMRRPYGTDIEDFPRPSILVGTTNLDEFLYDPTGERRFWVIKVLLKKIPIDLLQQERDLIWAAAVAAYRNGEQWRLTDTEDEWLDAANKQYQSTDTWEEVVMAWAELHKEVSVGEILSDVLKIELAKQSKAEQNRVAAILRSHGWTRDDRKRVNGRLIRPWLRPQQEVEQQVERGVEQQVEQQEILATPDLEPECSTCSTNSPQTFPNFDSTNETQKGILLETGVPEVTPLEIEPLEKNQKSLEGQGVEQVVDEPQTQLPQAIEECSTSRSTPCSTSVSVPELSFEQKVIANVELIRECIADQSWDMIEEISISLD; encoded by the coding sequence GTGATTATCAACAACAATGCGCTTCAACCAATTGAACTTAAAGGTCACTATGAGATAGCATCTCACCCAACTAAAGACAAGCCAGTAGAAGTTACCAAAACAAACCCATGCCCTCACTGCGGCAAACCAGACTGGTGTTACTCAATCGGTGAACTAACAGTCTGTAACCGAGATGCTGAACCCGCTACCGGCTGGGAAAGAACATCTAAAACCGACCGCAACGGCAAACCATACTACGCACCAGCCACAGCCAAAAAATCGCCCCGTCCTCAAGGTAGGGAAGAGTACATTTACACCGACATAGCAGGTAATCCCTTAATCAAAGTTATTGTCATCCGTCCAGGCAAAACCAAAGATAAGGATGTCTTTCAGGAATATTGGGACGGAACACGTTGGGTCAAAGCCAAAGACTTTTCACCAGAACAAAAACGCTCCCACCAACAACAAATCACCATCTATCGTTACGCCGAAGTCAAGCAAGCGATCGCCTCTGGTAAACCAGTATTTGTGGTAGAGGGTGAACGCCTAGCCGATAGCCTCTGGACAAGAGGCATAGCAGCCACCACTAACATCGGCGGTGCTGGCAAGTATCGCTCCTACGGCAACTACCAAAGTGCTTTAGAAGGTGCTAACCTAGTTCTTTGTCCCGACCGTGATGAGCCAGGGCTAAAGCACATGGAAGATATTAACTCTGACTTCCCAGATGCCAAGTGGTTGTATGCCCCACCCAGTGATTTTTACTGGACACACTTACCCAAACATGGGGGATTAGATATTCAAGATTGGATAGACTCAGGAGCGACAACCGAAGACATCCTACAAGCCATCGAGGATAGACGAGTTGTAGTAGATACGCTGAATAAAACCCTCTCCCTGGAGGCTGACCGGGATAGGCCAACCGAGAGTAAACTGGAGCAAAAATTGAATGCTATTCGCGCCGTCTGGGGAGGTCGCCTACGCTGGAATATCCTCAAAAAGCAAGTTGAGTTAGACGGGCGAAAACTACCACTTGACCGCATTGATTTAAAAGTGGCAATTCATATTCATATCGATATCAGCAAGGAACAAGCTAAAAGCGTTGTCTTAGAACTAGCTCTAGCTAACCCATACAACCCAGTAGTTGAGTATTTAGAATCAGTAGTCCAGCTTCATCCCAACGTAGATGTCAATTTCTTAGATAAATTAGCCGAACGTTACTTCGGCACTACAGACCCCCTACACGCCGCCCTGATGAAACGGACTTTAATCGCCGCTGTCGCCAGGGCATTTGAGCCAGGATGTAAACACGATGAAATTACCATCCTCCAAGGTAAGCAGAAATCCCTCAAATCCACATTCTGGGAAATTTTAGCCGGGGAAGATTTTTTCACCGATGACCTCAACGGCACAGAGAAAGACGAGATTTTAAAAATTAGCCAGTATTGGATTTTAGAATATGCCGAGTTTGAGAACTCCTACAAGAAAAAGGATGTTTCCCAACTCAAGGCATTTCTGTCCAGAAAGAAAGACTCAATGCGTCGCCCCTATGGTACTGATATTGAAGATTTCCCCCGTCCATCCATCCTGGTGGGAACTACCAATTTAGATGAATTTCTCTATGACCCCACGGGTGAACGTCGCTTTTGGGTAATTAAGGTTTTACTCAAGAAAATACCCATTGACCTACTCCAGCAAGAACGGGATTTAATTTGGGCAGCTGCGGTCGCTGCTTACCGCAATGGTGAGCAATGGCGACTGACCGACACAGAAGATGAATGGTTAGATGCAGCCAATAAACAATACCAAAGCACCGACACATGGGAAGAGGTGGTAATGGCTTGGGCTGAGTTGCACAAGGAAGTATCTGTAGGCGAAATCCTCAGTGATGTTCTCAAGATTGAATTAGCCAAGCAGAGTAAAGCCGAACAGAACCGTGTCGCTGCCATCTTGCGTTCTCACGGCTGGACAAGAGACGATCGCAAACGGGTAAACGGTCGGTTAATTCGTCCCTGGCTTCGACCCCAACAAGAGGTGGAACAGCAGGTGGAACGGGGGGTGGAACAGCAGGTGGAACAGCAAGAAATCCTTGCTACACCTGACTTAGAGCCAGAGTGTTCCACCTGTTCCACCAATTCCCCCCAAACTTTTCCAAATTTTGATAGCACTAATGAAACGCAAAAAGGAATATTGCTTGAAACAGGAGTGCCAGAAGTAACGCCACTAGAAATAGAACCGCTAGAAAAAAATCAAAAAAGTTTAGAGGGGCAGGGGGTGGAACAAGTTGTAGATGAGCCTCAAACCCAATTACCACAGGCAATAGAAGAGTGTTCCACCTCCCGTTCCACCCCCTGTTCCACCTCAGTTTCTGTCCCCGAATTATCTTTTGAGCAGAAAGTTATTGCCAACGTGGAACTGATTAGAGAGTGCATTGCGGATCAATCCTGGGACATGATTGAGGAAATTAGCATCAGTCTGGACTAA
- a CDS encoding IS630 family transposase (programmed frameshift) — protein sequence MAKAYSEDFRRKVMQAIELDGLKKCEASQLFNISRNTINLWLQRKAETGDVKPKVRKASQQNGKISDWEKFGTFVKEHGDKTQSEMAQLWDGEISQRTISRALLKIGHSRKKTYGYSQRDEAKRVAFLAQLENPKASHLVYVDESGMDERDNYGYGYSKVGERFYDLKSGRRQGRINMIAGYRQGKLIAPFTIEGACNRAVFETWLETCLIPVLHPGEWVIIDNATFHRGGRIAQLIEAAGCQLIYLPPYSPDLNRIEKCWATLKTRVRKLLSKSDSLRDAMETVLKQAAS from the exons ATGGCAAAGGCGTATAGTGAAGATTTTCGACGAAAAGTCATGCAAGCGATTGAATTAGACGGTCTCAAGAAGTGCGAGGCAAGCCAGCTGTTTAATATCAGTCGCAACACGATAAACTTGTGGTTGCAGCGCAAAGCCGAAACGGGTGATGTCAAACCCAAAGTCAGGAAAGCATCGCAGCAGAATGGCAAAATCAGTGATTGGGAGAAGTTTGGCACTTTTGTCAAAGAACATGGGGATAAAACCCAAAGCGAAATGGCACAGTTATGGGATGGAGAAATTAGCCAACGCACGATTTCCAGAGCGTTACTAAAAATAGGACATTCGCGT AAAAAAACATACGGATATAGTCAACGAGACGAAGCCAAACGAGTGGCATTTTTAGCACAACTGGAAAACCCAAAAGCATCGCACCTAGTATATGTTGATGAGTCTGGGATGGATGAACGCGACAACTACGGCTACGGATATTCCAAAGTTGGGGAACGGTTTTATGACCTCAAATCTGGTCGTAGGCAGGGCCGCATTAATATGATTGCTGGGTATCGGCAGGGAAAACTAATTGCACCATTTACCATCGAGGGGGCTTGTAACCGTGCCGTATTTGAGACGTGGTTAGAAACTTGTTTGATTCCAGTATTGCATCCGGGTGAGTGGGTAATTATAGATAATGCAACGTTTCATCGTGGCGGTCGGATTGCTCAATTAATTGAAGCGGCAGGATGTCAGTTAATCTATCTACCGCCCTACTCACCCGACCTCAATCGGATTGAAAAATGTTGGGCAACTTTGAAAACCAGGGTACGCAAGCTATTATCTAAATCTGATAGTCTACGTGATGCAATGGAAACTGTTCTCAAGCAAGCCGCGTCCTAA
- a CDS encoding tetratricopeptide repeat protein, with protein sequence MVLRKPCKKQARLLGHLGNVYYSLGNYQQSIEFFQQALEIDIPEWKAYFSERKDTAYKYLGTK encoded by the coding sequence GTGGTTTTAAGAAAGCCTTGTAAGAAACAAGCACGTCTCTTAGGTCATTTGGGAAATGTTTACTACTCCCTTGGAAATTATCAACAGTCGATTGAGTTCTTCCAACAGGCTTTAGAAATTGATATTCCTGAGTGGAAGGCATATTTTTCGGAGCGTAAGGATACTGCTTACAAATACCTTGGAACTAAGTAA
- a CDS encoding IS982 family transposase, whose amino-acid sequence MSTIVSRLDITEIFCDVDDFCKQWQHLWQQIPQLPSTIGERRSYSRMCVSEVMTIVIAFHGSGYRTFKEFYTLHVLPSWRRAFPNLVSYNRFVELMPWCLMLLCCFLHTRTGEITGISFIDSTPINVCHNCRAHAHKVFKGLVNWGKNSVGWHFGFKLHLIINDQGELLAFKLTPANVDDRKPVPEMTEDLIGKLFGDRGYVSQKLFEELYERGLELITKSKKNMKNRLVNLLDKILLRKRAVIESVNDHLKNICQIEHSRHRSPFNFLVNLMAGLAAYTYLPKKPSIDIHPKDLPALPPAIF is encoded by the coding sequence ATGTCTACTATTGTATCTCGGCTTGACATTACAGAAATTTTCTGTGATGTAGATGACTTCTGCAAACAGTGGCAACACTTATGGCAGCAAATACCACAGTTACCATCGACAATAGGAGAGCGTCGCAGTTACTCACGGATGTGCGTATCAGAAGTGATGACAATAGTCATCGCTTTTCACGGCAGTGGTTATCGCACCTTTAAAGAATTTTATACATTGCATGTACTTCCTAGTTGGCGTAGGGCATTTCCCAATCTAGTCAGCTACAACAGATTTGTGGAATTGATGCCGTGGTGCTTAATGCTTTTGTGCTGTTTTTTGCATACAAGAACAGGAGAAATTACGGGAATTAGTTTTATTGATTCCACACCCATTAATGTGTGCCATAATTGCCGCGCCCATGCACATAAAGTATTTAAAGGATTGGTAAATTGGGGCAAAAACTCTGTCGGTTGGCACTTTGGATTTAAACTTCATTTGATAATTAATGACCAGGGTGAATTGCTGGCATTTAAATTAACTCCTGCCAACGTAGATGACCGCAAGCCAGTGCCAGAAATGACTGAGGATTTGATTGGTAAACTTTTTGGTGACAGAGGATATGTTTCACAAAAATTATTTGAGGAGTTATACGAGCGAGGTTTAGAGTTAATTACTAAATCCAAAAAAAATATGAAAAATCGCTTAGTCAACTTGCTTGATAAAATTTTATTACGCAAACGAGCAGTCATTGAATCGGTGAATGACCATCTCAAAAATATTTGTCAAATAGAACACTCCCGACATCGTAGTCCATTTAACTTTTTGGTTAATTTGATGGCAGGCTTGGCTGCTTATACTTATTTGCCTAAAAAACCATCTATTGATATTCATCCAAAAGACTTGCCTGCTCTACCTCCTGCCATTTTTTAG